The proteins below are encoded in one region of Pseudomonas putida S13.1.2:
- a CDS encoding adenosine deaminase has protein sequence MYDWLNALPKAELHLHLEGSLEPELLFALAERNKIALPWADVETLRGAYAFNNLQEFLDLYYQGADVLRTEQDFYDLTWAYLQRCKAQNVIHTEPFFDPQTHTDRGIPFEVVLNGINQALKDGRKQLGISSGLILSFLRHLSEEEAQKTLDQALPFRDAFIAVGLDSSEMGHPPSKFQRVFDRARSEGFVAVAHAGEEGPPEYIWEALDLLQIKRIDHGVRAIEDERLMQRIIDEQIPLTVCPLSNTKLCVFDHMSQHNILDMLERGVKVTVNSDDPAYFGGYVTENFHALHTHLGMTEDQARRLAQNSLDARLV, from the coding sequence ATGTATGACTGGTTGAACGCCCTGCCCAAGGCCGAACTGCACCTGCACCTGGAAGGCTCGCTGGAGCCCGAGTTGCTGTTCGCCCTGGCCGAGCGCAACAAGATTGCCCTGCCCTGGGCCGATGTGGAGACCTTGCGGGGTGCCTATGCCTTCAACAACTTGCAGGAGTTCCTCGACCTGTATTACCAGGGCGCGGATGTGCTGCGTACCGAGCAGGACTTTTACGACCTGACCTGGGCCTACCTGCAACGCTGCAAAGCCCAGAACGTGATCCACACCGAACCGTTCTTCGACCCGCAAACCCACACCGACCGCGGCATCCCCTTCGAAGTGGTGCTCAATGGTATCAACCAGGCGCTCAAGGACGGCCGCAAGCAACTGGGCATCAGCAGTGGCCTGATCCTCAGCTTCCTGCGCCACCTCAGTGAAGAGGAAGCACAAAAAACCCTCGACCAGGCCCTGCCGTTCCGCGATGCGTTCATCGCCGTCGGCCTGGACAGCTCGGAAATGGGCCACCCGCCGAGCAAGTTCCAGCGCGTTTTCGACCGCGCTCGCAGCGAAGGCTTTGTTGCCGTTGCCCATGCCGGCGAAGAAGGCCCGCCCGAGTACATCTGGGAAGCGCTGGACCTGCTGCAAATCAAGCGTATCGACCACGGCGTACGCGCCATCGAGGACGAGCGGCTGATGCAACGCATCATCGATGAGCAGATCCCGCTCACTGTGTGCCCGCTGTCCAACACCAAGCTTTGCGTGTTCGACCATATGAGCCAGCACAACATCCTCGACATGCTCGAACGCGGCGTGAAGGTTACGGTCAACTCGGACGATCCGGCCTACTTCGGCGGCTACGTGACGGAAAACTTCCACGCCCTGCACACCCACCTGGGCATGACCGAAGACCAGGCCCGTCGGCTGGCGCAGAACAGCCTGGATGCCCGGCTGGTCTGA
- a CDS encoding IMPACT family protein: MPSTLLDLCEYREDIRKSRFITLAGPISSAADAMSFIERHSDLAATHNCWAWKLGAQYRSNDDGEPGGTAGRPILAAIEAQDCDQVVVLVIRWYGGIQLGTGGLARAYGGGANKCLQQAPKRLLVQRSEFTCSCSFSELALVKLRLAEVDGLVLDEQFTANGVDLLIALGDAHLAPLQQQLADLSRGRILLEAR, translated from the coding sequence ATGCCTTCTACCCTGCTCGACCTCTGCGAATACCGCGAGGACATTCGCAAAAGCCGCTTCATCACCCTTGCCGGGCCGATCAGCAGTGCCGCCGATGCAATGAGTTTCATCGAACGCCACAGCGACCTGGCCGCGACTCACAACTGCTGGGCCTGGAAGCTCGGCGCGCAGTACCGCAGCAACGATGACGGCGAACCCGGCGGCACCGCAGGCCGGCCGATCCTGGCTGCCATCGAAGCGCAGGACTGCGACCAGGTCGTGGTGCTGGTGATCCGCTGGTACGGCGGCATCCAGCTGGGTACCGGTGGCCTGGCCAGGGCCTATGGCGGGGGCGCCAACAAGTGCCTGCAACAGGCGCCCAAGCGGCTGCTGGTGCAGCGCAGCGAATTCACCTGCAGCTGCAGTTTCAGCGAACTGGCGCTGGTGAAACTGCGCCTGGCAGAGGTAGACGGCCTGGTACTGGATGAACAGTTCACCGCCAATGGCGTAGACCTGCTGATTGCCCTCGGTGACGCCCACCTGGCACCCCTGCAGCAGCAACTGGCCGACCTGAGCCGCGGGCGCATCCTGCTCGAAGCACGCTGA
- a CDS encoding TetR/AcrR family transcriptional regulator, translating to MTLEVPAHRLSASGKPAGRIRQKNEQAIIQAAEDEFARHGFKGTSMNTIALKAELPKANLHYYFTNKLGLYIAVLSNIIELWDSTFNALSVEDDPGQALSQYIRTKMEFSRRNPQASRIFAMEVISGGTCLTEYFSADYREWFRGRAAVFQAWIEAGKMDPVDPVHLIFLLWGSTQHYADFATQICQVTGRSRLTKQDMEDASNNLIHIILKGCGIKPAV from the coding sequence ATGACCCTAGAAGTTCCTGCGCACCGCCTCTCCGCCTCGGGCAAGCCCGCGGGCCGCATCCGCCAGAAAAACGAACAGGCCATCATCCAGGCCGCAGAAGACGAGTTCGCTCGCCATGGGTTCAAGGGCACCAGCATGAACACCATCGCCCTCAAGGCGGAGCTGCCCAAGGCCAACCTGCACTATTACTTCACCAACAAGCTGGGCCTGTACATTGCCGTGCTCAGCAACATCATCGAGTTGTGGGACAGCACCTTCAACGCCTTGAGCGTGGAGGACGACCCGGGGCAAGCCCTGAGCCAGTACATCCGCACCAAGATGGAGTTCTCGCGGCGCAACCCACAAGCCTCGCGGATTTTCGCCATGGAAGTGATCAGCGGCGGCACCTGCCTGACCGAGTACTTCAGTGCCGACTACCGCGAGTGGTTCCGCGGCCGGGCCGCCGTGTTCCAGGCCTGGATCGAAGCCGGCAAGATGGACCCGGTAGATCCGGTGCACCTGATCTTCCTGCTCTGGGGCAGCACCCAGCACTACGCCGACTTCGCCACCCAGATCTGCCAGGTCACCGGCCGCAGCCGCCTGACCAAGCAGGACATGGAAGACGCGAGCAACAACCTTATCCACATCATTCTGAAGGGCTGCGGCATCAAGCCGGCTGTGTAA
- a CDS encoding SDR family oxidoreductase: MADTKTALIIGASRGLGLGLVQRLNEDGWNITATVRNPQQPGALAGVPGVRIEQLEMNDTAQLDGLQQRLQGQVFDLVFVNAGVMGPLPQDLETVQSNDIGDLFMTNAVAPIRVARRLVGQVREGSGVLAFMSSILGSVTIPDGGEICLYKASKAALNSMINSFVVEQQRPDLCVLAMHPGWVKTDMGGENAEIDVLTSTRGMLDQIKAQSGNGGLRFINYKGEPLVW; this comes from the coding sequence ATGGCTGACACAAAAACCGCACTTATCATCGGTGCCTCGCGCGGGCTTGGCCTGGGCCTGGTGCAGCGCCTGAACGAAGACGGCTGGAACATCACCGCCACCGTGCGCAACCCGCAGCAACCCGGCGCCCTGGCAGGCGTGCCCGGCGTGCGCATCGAACAGCTGGAAATGAACGACACCGCCCAGCTCGATGGCTTGCAACAACGCCTGCAAGGCCAGGTGTTCGACCTGGTATTCGTCAACGCGGGCGTCATGGGCCCCCTGCCGCAAGACCTGGAAACAGTACAGAGCAACGACATCGGCGACCTGTTCATGACCAATGCCGTGGCCCCGATCCGCGTGGCCCGCCGCCTGGTCGGCCAGGTACGCGAAGGCAGCGGCGTGCTGGCCTTCATGAGCTCGATCCTGGGCAGCGTGACAATCCCCGACGGTGGTGAAATCTGCCTGTACAAGGCAAGCAAAGCCGCGTTGAACTCGATGATCAACAGCTTCGTGGTCGAACAACAGCGCCCCGACCTGTGCGTGCTGGCCATGCACCCGGGCTGGGTGAAAACCGACATGGGTGGCGAAAACGCCGAAATCGACGTGCTCACCAGTACCCGCGGCATGCTCGACCAGATCAAGGCACAAAGCGGCAACGGCGGCCTGCGCTTCATCAACTACAAGGGCGAACCCTTGGTCTGGTGA
- a CDS encoding heavy-metal-associated domain-containing protein — MQVFNVQGMTCGHCVKAVTRAVQEQDAAAKVEIDLAAKQVRVQSELAQEQILTAIREEGYQAELA; from the coding sequence ATGCAAGTGTTCAATGTACAAGGCATGACCTGCGGCCATTGCGTGAAAGCCGTGACCCGGGCGGTGCAGGAGCAGGATGCCGCGGCCAAGGTAGAGATCGACCTGGCGGCGAAGCAGGTACGGGTGCAGAGTGAGCTGGCGCAGGAGCAGATCCTTACGGCCATTCGTGAAGAGGGTTATCAGGCCGAACTGGCCTGA
- a CDS encoding aspartate aminotransferase family protein — protein sequence MNMPETAPAGIASQLKLDAHWMPYTANRNFHRDPRLIVAAEGNYLVDDQGRKIFDALSGLWTCGAGHTRKEITDAVTRQLSTLDYSPAFQFGHPLSFQLAEKITQLTPGDLNHVFYTNSGSECADTALKMVRAYWRLKGQATKTKIIGRARGYHGVNIAGTSLGGVNGNRKMFGQLLDVDHLPHTVLPVNAFSKGLPEEGGIALADEMLKLIELHDASNIAAVIVEPLAGSAGVLPPPKGYLKRLREICTQHNILLIFDEVITGFGRMGAMTGAEAFGVTPDLMCIAKQVTNGAIPMGAVIASSEIYHTFMNQPTPEYAVEFPHGYTYSAHPVACAAGIAALDLLQKENLVQSAAELAPHFEKLLHGVKGTKNVVDIRNYGLAGAIQIAARDGDAIVRPYEVAMKLWKAGFYVRFGGDTLQFGPTFNTTPQELDRLFDAVGENLNLID from the coding sequence ATGAACATGCCCGAAACCGCTCCCGCCGGTATCGCCAGCCAGCTCAAGCTGGATGCCCACTGGATGCCCTACACCGCCAACCGCAACTTCCACCGCGACCCACGGTTGATCGTGGCGGCCGAAGGCAACTACCTGGTCGATGACCAGGGGCGCAAGATCTTTGATGCCCTATCCGGCTTGTGGACCTGCGGCGCCGGGCACACCCGCAAGGAAATCACCGACGCGGTGACCCGTCAGCTGAGTACCCTGGACTACTCTCCGGCGTTCCAGTTCGGCCACCCGCTGTCGTTTCAGCTGGCCGAGAAGATCACCCAGCTGACCCCGGGTGACCTGAACCACGTCTTTTATACCAACTCCGGTTCCGAGTGCGCCGATACCGCGCTGAAGATGGTGCGTGCCTACTGGCGCCTGAAAGGCCAGGCGACCAAGACCAAGATCATCGGCCGTGCACGTGGCTACCATGGCGTGAACATCGCCGGTACCAGCCTGGGTGGCGTCAACGGTAACCGCAAGATGTTCGGCCAGTTGCTGGATGTCGACCACCTGCCTCACACCGTGCTGCCGGTGAACGCCTTCTCCAAGGGTTTGCCGGAGGAGGGCGGTATTGCCCTGGCTGATGAAATGCTCAAGCTGATCGAGCTGCACGATGCTTCCAACATCGCTGCGGTGATCGTCGAGCCGCTGGCCGGCTCGGCCGGTGTACTGCCGCCGCCGAAGGGTTACCTGAAGCGCCTGCGTGAAATCTGTACCCAGCACAACATCCTGCTGATCTTCGACGAAGTGATCACCGGCTTTGGCCGCATGGGTGCGATGACCGGTGCCGAAGCCTTCGGCGTTACCCCGGACCTGATGTGCATCGCCAAGCAGGTAACCAACGGCGCCATCCCGATGGGCGCGGTGATTGCCAGCAGCGAGATCTACCACACCTTCATGAACCAGCCGACGCCGGAATACGCCGTGGAGTTCCCGCACGGCTACACCTATTCGGCCCACCCGGTAGCCTGTGCCGCCGGTATTGCCGCACTGGACTTGCTGCAGAAGGAAAACCTGGTGCAGTCCGCCGCCGAGCTGGCGCCGCACTTCGAGAAGCTGCTGCACGGGGTGAAGGGCACCAAGAACGTCGTCGATATCCGTAACTACGGCCTGGCCGGCGCCATCCAGATCGCCGCCCGTGACGGTGATGCCATCGTCCGCCCGTACGAAGTGGCGATGAAGTTGTGGAAGGCAGGCTTCTATGTACGGTTCGGTGGCGACACCCTGCAGTTCGGCCCAACGTTCAACACCACGCCGCAGGAACTGGATCGCCTGTTCGACGCCGTCGGCGAAAACCTGAACCTGATCGACTGA
- a CDS encoding CoA-acylating methylmalonate-semialdehyde dehydrogenase produces MSIVQHLIHGELVSKGERTADVFNPSTGQAVRKVELASRATVQEAIDSAKAAFPAWRNTPPAKRAQVMFRFKQLLEQNEAKISQMISEEHGKTLEDAAGELKRGIENVEFACAAPEVLKGEYSRNVGPNIDAWSDFQPLGVVAGITPFNFPAMVPLWMYPLAIACGNAFILKPSERDPSSTLYIAQLLLEAGLPKGILNVVHGDKEAVDALIEAPEVKALSFVGSTPIAEYIYAEGTKRGKRVQALGGAKNHAVLMPDADLDNAVSALMGAAYGSCGERCMAISVAVCVGDQVADALIAKLEPQIKALKIGAGTSCGLDMGPLVTAAARDKVVGYIDDGVAAGAKLVVDGRGLRVAGNEDGYFVGGTLFDKVTPQMRIYKEEIFGPVLCVVRVNSLEQAMQLINDHEYGNGTCIFTRDGEAARLFCDEIEVGMVGVNVPLPVPVAYHSFGGWKRSLFGDLHAYGPDGVRFYTRRKAITQRWPQRASHEASQFAFPSL; encoded by the coding sequence ATGAGCATTGTTCAGCACCTGATCCATGGCGAGCTGGTTTCCAAAGGTGAGCGCACCGCCGATGTCTTCAACCCGTCCACCGGCCAGGCTGTACGCAAGGTCGAGTTGGCCAGTCGCGCGACCGTGCAGGAAGCGATCGACTCCGCCAAGGCGGCCTTCCCGGCCTGGCGCAACACCCCGCCGGCCAAGCGCGCCCAGGTGATGTTCCGCTTCAAGCAATTGCTGGAGCAGAACGAAGCCAAGATTTCGCAAATGATCAGCGAAGAGCATGGCAAGACCCTGGAAGACGCAGCTGGTGAACTGAAGCGCGGCATCGAGAACGTTGAGTTCGCCTGCGCAGCGCCAGAAGTGTTGAAGGGCGAGTACAGCCGCAACGTCGGCCCGAACATCGATGCCTGGTCCGACTTCCAGCCGCTGGGCGTCGTCGCTGGCATTACCCCGTTCAACTTCCCGGCCATGGTGCCGCTGTGGATGTACCCGCTGGCCATCGCCTGCGGCAACGCTTTCATCCTCAAGCCTTCCGAGCGTGACCCAAGTTCAACCCTGTACATCGCCCAGCTGCTGCTGGAAGCTGGCCTGCCGAAGGGCATCCTGAACGTGGTGCACGGTGACAAGGAAGCGGTGGATGCGCTGATCGAAGCGCCAGAAGTAAAAGCACTGAGCTTTGTCGGTTCGACGCCGATCGCCGAGTACATCTATGCCGAAGGCACCAAGCGCGGCAAGCGCGTGCAAGCCTTGGGTGGTGCGAAGAACCACGCAGTACTGATGCCGGATGCCGACCTGGACAACGCCGTCAGCGCACTGATGGGGGCGGCCTATGGTTCGTGCGGCGAGCGTTGCATGGCTATTTCGGTGGCGGTATGCGTGGGCGACCAGGTGGCCGATGCGCTGATTGCCAAGCTGGAACCGCAAATCAAGGCACTGAAGATTGGTGCCGGCACCTCGTGCGGCCTGGACATGGGCCCGCTGGTTACGGCTGCTGCCCGTGACAAGGTAGTGGGTTACATCGATGACGGTGTTGCTGCTGGCGCCAAGCTGGTGGTGGATGGCCGTGGTTTGCGTGTGGCCGGTAATGAAGATGGCTACTTCGTGGGCGGCACCCTGTTCGACAAGGTGACCCCGCAGATGCGCATCTATAAGGAAGAGATCTTCGGCCCGGTGCTGTGCGTGGTGCGTGTGAACAGCCTGGAGCAGGCCATGCAACTGATCAATGATCACGAGTATGGCAACGGTACCTGCATCTTCACCCGTGACGGTGAGGCGGCGCGCCTGTTCTGCGACGAGATCGAAGTGGGCATGGTGGGTGTGAACGTGCCGCTGCCGGTGCCGGTGGCTTATCACAGCTTTGGTGGCTGGAAGCGTTCGCTGTTCGGTGACCTGCATGCCTATGGCCCGGACGGCGTGCGCTTCTATACCCGTCGCAAGGCGATTACCCAGCGCTGGCCACAGCGTGCCAGCCATGAAGCGTCGCAGTTTGCGTTCCCTAGCCTTTAA
- a CDS encoding LysR family transcriptional regulator: MMSRRPDPLAQVSDFDIRLLKIYRSVVECGGFSAAENVLGIGRSAISQQMNDLEQRLGLRLCQRGRAGFSLTEEGREVYHSALQLLSALESFRTEVNGLHQHLRGELNIGLTDNLVTLPHMRITHALAELKDRGPDVRIQIRMIAPSQVEHGVLDGSLHVGVVPQTSPLSGLEYQPLYSERSLLYCAVGHPLFYADDQQVDDDRLNSQEAITPTFRLPADIQAHYQALNCTASASDREGMAFLILTGRYIGYLPDHYATFWVQQGRLRALKPQQRFYDLSLSWVTRKGRRPNLVLESFLDSLAATR, translated from the coding sequence CTGATGAGCCGACGCCCCGATCCACTCGCCCAAGTCAGCGATTTCGACATCCGCCTGCTGAAGATCTACCGCAGCGTAGTCGAGTGCGGTGGCTTCTCGGCCGCCGAAAACGTGCTGGGCATTGGTCGCTCGGCCATCAGCCAGCAAATGAACGACCTTGAGCAGCGCCTCGGCCTGCGCCTGTGCCAGCGCGGCCGCGCCGGTTTCTCGCTGACCGAGGAAGGCCGCGAGGTCTACCATTCTGCACTGCAACTGCTCAGCGCCCTCGAAAGCTTTCGCACCGAGGTCAACGGCCTGCACCAGCACTTGCGTGGCGAATTGAACATTGGCCTGACCGACAACCTGGTCACCCTGCCGCACATGCGCATCACCCACGCCCTGGCCGAACTTAAGGACCGCGGGCCCGATGTGCGTATACAGATCCGCATGATCGCCCCCAGTCAGGTCGAACATGGTGTGCTCGACGGCAGCCTGCATGTCGGTGTGGTGCCCCAGACCAGCCCGCTGTCGGGCCTTGAGTATCAGCCGTTGTACAGCGAACGCTCGCTGTTGTACTGCGCCGTCGGCCACCCGCTGTTCTATGCCGATGACCAGCAGGTGGACGACGACCGCCTCAACAGCCAGGAAGCCATCACCCCCACCTTCCGCCTGCCCGCCGATATCCAGGCCCATTACCAGGCGCTGAACTGTACGGCCAGTGCTTCGGACCGCGAAGGCATGGCGTTTCTCATCCTCACCGGGCGCTACATCGGCTACCTGCCCGACCACTACGCCACGTTCTGGGTGCAGCAAGGCCGCTTGCGCGCCCTCAAGCCCCAACAGCGCTTCTATGACCTGAGCCTGAGCTGGGTAACCCGCAAGGGCCGGCGCCCCAACCTGGTACTGGAAAGCTTCCTGGACAGCCTGGCTGCGACACGTTGA
- a CDS encoding multidrug effflux MFS transporter: MNLRMVLILGALSAFGPLAIDFYLPAFPAMAQAFATDEKHIQATLAAYFLGLSIGQLAYGPVADRFGRRIPLMFGVTLFTLASLACAYAPNLDTLVLARFVQALGGCAGMVLSRAIVSDKCDPVASAKVFSQLMLVMGLAPILAPMLGGVLVNLAGWQSIFLALSLFSAGCLLAVSLGLPESLPEHMPRQPLSGALRQYLRLLADRVFLGHALTGGIAIAGMFAYIAGSPFVFIKLYDVPAEHYGWLFGTNAAGFILVAQVNARLLAKRGPAFLLARGVWVYLAAGLALLGVAALQPAQLWPLLVPLFICIASLGCIIPNASACAMSGQGARAGSASALMGCLQFSVAAGAAALVGLLHDGSAVPMAMVISLCGALAVSVALLTRRLQARRPA, translated from the coding sequence ATGAACCTGCGAATGGTGCTCATCCTGGGCGCACTCAGTGCGTTCGGGCCCTTGGCGATCGACTTCTACCTGCCCGCCTTCCCGGCCATGGCGCAGGCGTTCGCCACCGATGAAAAACACATCCAGGCCACTTTGGCCGCTTATTTCCTCGGCCTGTCCATCGGCCAGTTGGCCTATGGCCCGGTAGCCGACCGCTTTGGCCGGCGCATACCGCTGATGTTCGGGGTAACCCTGTTCACCCTGGCGTCGCTGGCCTGTGCCTATGCGCCCAACCTCGACACCCTGGTGCTGGCGCGCTTCGTCCAGGCACTGGGCGGTTGTGCCGGTATGGTGCTGTCGCGGGCTATCGTCAGCGACAAGTGCGACCCGGTGGCCTCGGCCAAGGTGTTTTCGCAACTGATGCTGGTCATGGGCCTGGCGCCGATCCTGGCACCGATGCTGGGCGGGGTGCTGGTGAACCTGGCGGGCTGGCAGTCGATCTTCCTGGCCTTGAGCCTGTTCAGTGCCGGCTGCCTGCTGGCGGTCAGCCTTGGCCTGCCGGAAAGCCTGCCTGAGCACATGCCGCGTCAGCCGCTGTCTGGCGCTTTGCGCCAGTACCTGCGGTTGCTTGCTGACCGGGTGTTCCTTGGCCATGCCTTGACCGGTGGTATCGCCATTGCCGGCATGTTTGCCTACATCGCCGGTTCGCCTTTCGTGTTCATCAAGCTCTATGACGTGCCGGCCGAGCATTACGGTTGGCTGTTTGGTACCAATGCCGCCGGCTTTATCCTGGTGGCGCAGGTGAATGCACGTTTGCTGGCCAAGCGTGGGCCGGCGTTTCTGTTGGCGCGCGGGGTGTGGGTTTACCTGGCGGCAGGCCTGGCGCTGTTGGGCGTGGCAGCGTTGCAGCCGGCACAGTTGTGGCCGCTGCTGGTACCGCTGTTCATCTGCATCGCCAGCCTGGGCTGCATCATCCCCAACGCCTCTGCCTGCGCCATGAGCGGGCAGGGCGCACGGGCTGGCAGCGCCTCGGCACTGATGGGCTGCCTGCAGTTCAGCGTCGCCGCAGGGGCGGCGGCACTGGTCGGCCTGCTGCATGATGGCAGTGCGGTACCCATGGCGATGGTGATCAGCTTGTGCGGTGCACTGGCGGTCAGTGTCGCGCTGCTGACCCGACGCTTGCAGGCCAGGCGTCCCGCATAA
- a CDS encoding ArsR/SmtB family transcription factor encodes MNAASSISQIASLMADPKRSAMLWALIDGTPRLANELAIMTGLTSSSACAHLSLLSSAGLLRHEARGRKRYFRLATPQVGAAVEALASVQLESARGEQAKAPVSPLPMSMRRARRCGDHLGGELASELYHRLVVAGWLEGSGRQLMVSDEGRAQLALVGVYIDALAPHQQRGCVICRCTEWNDQAPHLGGVLGQALFRLFLQSGWMREAEDTRALHISALGIQQINRIARVATLQVG; translated from the coding sequence ATGAACGCAGCCAGCAGTATCAGCCAGATTGCCAGCCTGATGGCCGACCCGAAGCGCAGTGCCATGTTGTGGGCATTGATCGACGGCACGCCACGGCTGGCCAATGAGCTCGCGATAATGACCGGCCTGACTTCGTCATCGGCCTGCGCGCACCTTTCGTTGCTGTCGTCGGCCGGTTTGCTCAGGCATGAAGCACGTGGCCGCAAGCGCTATTTCCGCCTGGCGACACCGCAGGTCGGGGCCGCCGTGGAGGCCTTGGCCAGCGTTCAGCTGGAGAGCGCCAGGGGGGAGCAGGCCAAGGCGCCGGTATCACCGTTGCCCATGTCGATGCGCCGGGCACGACGTTGTGGCGATCACCTGGGTGGGGAGCTGGCCAGTGAGCTGTACCATCGCCTGGTAGTGGCCGGCTGGCTGGAAGGCAGCGGCCGACAGTTGATGGTAAGTGACGAGGGGCGGGCGCAGTTGGCCTTGGTCGGGGTCTACATCGATGCCCTGGCGCCACACCAGCAACGTGGTTGCGTGATCTGCCGTTGCACCGAGTGGAACGACCAGGCCCCGCACCTGGGTGGCGTGCTGGGCCAGGCCTTGTTCCGGCTGTTTCTGCAATCTGGCTGGATGCGCGAGGCCGAGGACACGCGGGCATTGCATATCTCGGCGCTGGGTATCCAGCAGATCAATCGCATAGCCCGGGTGGCGACGTTGCAGGTCGGCTGA